One Algoriphagus sp. Y33 genomic window, TGTATTTGTTCCTAATATTTCTTTTGGAATTCCTGTGACCGAAGCGATTCATCGTTTCGCAAGAAAGCCCCTGGACGTACATTTGATGATCGTGAATCCTGATAATTACTTGGAAGCTTTTAGAAATGCAGGCGCAGAAATCATCTCGGTTCATTATGAAGCATGTACACATCTGCATCGCACGCTACAGGCTATTCACAACCTTGGAGTCAAAGCAGGAGTGGCCATTAATCCCCATACGCCTGTAGAACTGTTGTCCGACGTGATTCAGGATATTGATATGGTGTGTGTGATGTCTGTGAATCCTGGGTTCGGAGGGCAGAAGTTTATCGAAAACACATATTCCAAGGTTTCCCGGCTGAAGGATTTGATTCTGGCGAAAGGTGCCGACACAAAAATTGAAATAGATGGGGGAGTAAATCTTCAGAATAGCCCTAAATTGATAGCCTCAGGCGCTGATGTATTGGTGGCAGGAAGTTTTGTTTTTAGTTCTTCTGAACCCGTCCAAACAATACGCCTGCTAAAGGGTATTGGGATGGTGTAACTATTTGGTCATACCATTTATCATAAAAAACCTTAAAAACCTTACATGTTTCTTGAATTTTTGGGTTTTGAGGGCTTTATTGAGAATTGTAATAGAAATTAAAACCAACCGGATTATGAAAAAAGTATTGCTTTTCGGAGCGTTATTCGCGTTCCTAGGGCTTGCTGCTTACGCACAAGATGAAGAGAAAGTCACCGACGAGGAATTGGCTAAATATGCGAATGTTGAGGTGACATTCGATAATTATGTGAATTCAAAGACAGAGGAATTAAAGTCTATGATTTTGGAAAATG contains:
- the rpe gene encoding ribulose-phosphate 3-epimerase, which gives rise to MSPLVAPSILAADFANLQSEVEMLNSSEADYIHVDIMDGVFVPNISFGIPVTEAIHRFARKPLDVHLMIVNPDNYLEAFRNAGAEIISVHYEACTHLHRTLQAIHNLGVKAGVAINPHTPVELLSDVIQDIDMVCVMSVNPGFGGQKFIENTYSKVSRLKDLILAKGADTKIEIDGGVNLQNSPKLIASGADVLVAGSFVFSSSEPVQTIRLLKGIGMV